A region of Paenibacillus sp. JNUCC-31 DNA encodes the following proteins:
- a CDS encoding LacI family DNA-binding transcriptional regulator: MRDIADKLGVSSVTVSKALNDKDGVSGELKEKIKVLAVQMGYRYNAAARSMKEGLTHNIGVIIPERFTGPTQSFYVRVFQRITKHLEDQGYYGILHILNVQDEEELTLPKLYSDSKVDGFIVLGQISKEYIELVQSMDVPKMFLDFYDEHSDIDSVVTDNFYAAYELTNYLVQQGHRRIAYVGNLYSTSSIQDRFLGYYKSLLEHRLPMNPDLILNDRDDRGTFIEIDLPEQLPTAFVCNCDQVAHLLVQKLTSLGIQVPAQCSVVGFDNDIYATLSDPKLTTVEVDVEQMARTAVQSMLKKIDNPSRSFGRVHVKGNIIYRESVSAAPASSDDASN; the protein is encoded by the coding sequence ATGCGGGATATCGCCGACAAGCTCGGAGTTAGCAGTGTGACGGTCTCGAAAGCATTAAATGATAAAGATGGCGTCAGTGGCGAATTAAAGGAAAAAATTAAAGTGCTTGCCGTTCAGATGGGCTATCGGTATAACGCCGCTGCCCGTTCAATGAAGGAAGGCTTGACTCATAATATTGGCGTTATTATCCCGGAGCGTTTTACCGGACCTACACAATCGTTCTACGTACGTGTATTCCAGCGCATCACCAAACATCTGGAGGACCAGGGGTACTACGGCATTCTGCACATTCTGAATGTTCAGGATGAAGAGGAATTAACACTACCCAAACTGTACAGCGACAGCAAAGTGGATGGTTTCATCGTGCTTGGACAGATCAGCAAAGAGTATATCGAGCTGGTCCAGTCGATGGACGTTCCCAAAATGTTTCTCGATTTCTACGACGAACATTCCGATATCGATTCTGTCGTAACCGATAACTTTTACGCTGCTTATGAGCTGACGAACTACCTGGTTCAACAAGGACATCGCCGCATCGCCTATGTGGGAAATCTCTATTCGACAAGCAGCATTCAGGATCGGTTCCTCGGTTATTACAAATCATTGCTGGAACATCGATTACCGATGAATCCGGATCTTATTCTTAATGACCGCGATGATCGGGGTACATTTATTGAAATTGATCTGCCAGAACAGCTGCCTACGGCTTTTGTATGCAACTGTGATCAGGTCGCTCATCTGCTCGTCCAGAAGCTGACCTCTCTGGGTATACAGGTACCTGCACAATGCTCCGTGGTTGGATTCGATAACGATATCTATGCCACGCTTTCCGATCCCAAATTAACTACGGTTGAGGTTGATGTGGAACAGATGGCGCGTACTGCAGTTCAGTCCATGCTCAAAAAGATTGATAACCCGAGTCGCAGCTTCGGCCGCGTACACGTGAAGGGCAACATCATTTATCGCGAATCGGTGAGCGCTGCACCCGCCTCTTCGGATGACGCGTCGAACTAG
- a CDS encoding DUF2179 domain-containing protein — MFKILVFIFLIQIVYVSAYTLRMILTLKGQKYIAALISMGEIVIYVLGLNLVLKYLTQPSALIVYAVGYGLGVLLGAWIEEKIALGYVTVKVICNQMGGDVANALRDKGYGVTAWVGSGRDGDRLVMEILAKRKNQKLLYQTILALDPKAFVITVEPKQFHGGFWTRSIKR, encoded by the coding sequence TTGTTTAAAATATTGGTATTTATCTTTTTGATCCAGATTGTGTATGTATCCGCGTATACACTTCGGATGATCTTGACGCTCAAAGGACAAAAATATATTGCTGCGCTCATCAGTATGGGTGAGATTGTAATCTATGTTCTCGGTCTGAATCTGGTACTCAAATATCTGACCCAGCCTTCTGCGTTGATTGTGTACGCCGTTGGTTACGGGCTGGGTGTCTTACTCGGTGCCTGGATTGAGGAGAAGATTGCACTCGGTTACGTTACCGTTAAAGTTATATGTAATCAGATGGGCGGGGATGTGGCGAATGCCCTGCGCGATAAAGGTTACGGCGTTACCGCCTGGGTTGGCAGTGGACGTGACGGAGACCGGCTGGTTATGGAAATTCTGGCGAAACGCAAAAACCAGAAACTGCTCTATCAGACCATTCTGGCGCTGGATCCCAAAGCATTTGTCATTACCGTCGAGCCCAAACAGTTCCATGGCGGGTTCTGGACACGTTCCATCAAAAGATAA
- a CDS encoding Leu/Phe/Val dehydrogenase, translating into MQVWHEMEREGMEELIFCHDPRSGLKAVIAIHSTVLGPALGGCRCWTYASEEEAVRDAIKLAKGMTYKSAVSGLPYGGGKVVVWDVPAGLGDITIGSSPGGKILKKTNANPKGQTHGDQEAGEREAETTGNINALSLQASKRAAIFRALGRFLERLNGRYVTGLDLGTTAADMDQIRLETAYVTDTTGSLGAQDDFTADMTAYGVYTGIVTSLRHLGIGALQGISVAVQGLGKVGHALCRYLHAAGARLIVADVVPERVQRALMQFSGATPADPARIHAADCKVFAPCALGGVLTLATVEELRCSIVAGAANNQLSHRELVVRRMQARGILYAPDYVLNAGGIISTACELEGAGPDLIRQKVAGIAGTLSKVYARAEQAAISTANAADQLAEAVLQSGKSHT; encoded by the coding sequence ATGCAGGTGTGGCACGAGATGGAGCGGGAAGGTATGGAAGAACTCATATTTTGCCATGATCCCCGCAGCGGGCTCAAGGCCGTCATTGCCATTCATAGTACAGTTCTCGGTCCCGCACTTGGGGGTTGCCGCTGCTGGACGTATGCGTCGGAAGAGGAAGCGGTTCGGGATGCCATCAAACTCGCCAAGGGCATGACCTACAAATCGGCGGTCTCCGGTCTGCCCTATGGCGGGGGGAAAGTTGTGGTGTGGGATGTACCAGCCGGGCTGGGGGATATAACAATTGGTAGCAGTCCAGGTGGTAAAATCCTTAAGAAAACGAACGCGAATCCCAAGGGGCAAACACACGGGGATCAAGAAGCGGGGGAACGCGAAGCGGAAACGACCGGGAACATCAACGCCTTGAGCTTGCAAGCCTCCAAACGCGCAGCGATTTTCCGTGCGCTTGGTCGTTTCCTGGAAAGACTGAACGGCCGCTATGTCACTGGTCTGGATCTGGGCACTACGGCGGCAGACATGGACCAGATTAGGCTGGAGACGGCATACGTGACGGATACCACCGGATCGCTTGGCGCACAGGATGACTTCACGGCCGATATGACCGCCTATGGTGTATACACTGGCATTGTGACATCGCTGCGTCACCTGGGCATTGGTGCCTTGCAGGGCATTTCCGTTGCCGTCCAGGGACTGGGCAAGGTCGGGCATGCCCTGTGCCGTTACCTGCATGCAGCCGGGGCACGGCTCATTGTGGCAGACGTTGTACCGGAACGTGTACAACGTGCCCTTATGCAGTTCAGCGGCGCCACCCCGGCCGATCCGGCCCGTATTCACGCCGCTGACTGCAAGGTGTTCGCCCCCTGTGCCCTAGGGGGCGTATTGACCCTGGCAACGGTGGAGGAGCTGCGCTGCTCCATCGTTGCCGGGGCGGCGAACAACCAGCTCAGCCATCGTGAGCTGGTTGTCCGCCGCATGCAGGCGCGCGGCATCCTGTACGCGCCTGACTATGTGCTCAATGCAGGCGGAATCATCAGCACCGCCTGCGAGCTGGAGGGCGCAGGGCCCGACCTGATCCGCCAAAAGGTGGCGGGGATTGCGGGCACGCTGTCCAAGGTCTATGCGAGAGCGGAACAAGCTGCCATCTCCACGGCAAATGCAGCCGATCAACTCGCAGAGGCTGTCCTGCAAAGCGGAAAATCCCACACTTAA
- a CDS encoding PepSY domain-containing protein: MMEEHEGRPEMKREEQRRKGWANPRRSFWWVAGLLAFLVVIAVMWWKPWQSDRVMLTADAAARSVLDQYPGEIVNSTLKDGTYIMQLRSETGLYDVQIDAVTATVNSIKRLESNPQAEEKTLWSREQIKTELLKQTDAELVSLELVEQQGSPVYVAVLKMKDKGREQWTIDPYTGEKQSSKTLEASSSDETTGEGTKTPFLSEKEAERKALAKVPGEVDDIELRGTNSGNPYYLVEIDLEDGREAIVQVNAISGAIRSVTWDEAED, encoded by the coding sequence ATGATGGAGGAGCATGAGGGGCGTCCAGAAATGAAACGGGAAGAACAGCGACGCAAAGGATGGGCAAATCCGAGACGTTCATTTTGGTGGGTTGCGGGGCTCCTGGCGTTCCTTGTCGTTATAGCAGTCATGTGGTGGAAGCCGTGGCAATCAGATCGCGTGATGTTAACAGCAGATGCAGCGGCCCGATCGGTTTTGGATCAATATCCGGGAGAAATCGTGAATTCCACATTGAAGGATGGGACCTATATCATGCAGCTCCGCTCAGAAACCGGACTGTATGACGTACAAATTGATGCGGTTACGGCGACCGTGAATTCCATTAAACGGCTGGAGTCCAATCCGCAAGCCGAGGAGAAGACGTTATGGAGCCGGGAACAGATCAAGACGGAATTGCTGAAACAAACGGATGCCGAGCTGGTATCGCTTGAGCTCGTCGAGCAGCAGGGAAGCCCGGTTTATGTGGCGGTATTAAAGATGAAGGACAAAGGCCGGGAGCAATGGACCATTGATCCGTATACCGGAGAGAAACAGTCTTCAAAGACACTGGAAGCATCTTCATCCGATGAGACGACAGGGGAAGGCACCAAGACGCCATTTCTGAGCGAGAAAGAAGCAGAGCGGAAGGCACTGGCTAAGGTTCCCGGGGAAGTGGATGATATCGAGCTTCGTGGAACAAATAGCGGCAATCCGTACTATCTGGTGGAAATCGACCTGGAGGATGGTCGGGAAGCCATCGTGCAGGTGAATGCCATTTCGGGGGCGATTCGGTCCGTGACCTGGGATGAGGCCGAAGATTAA
- a CDS encoding response regulator transcription factor: MNEAVLVIEDEPKIARLLELELQYEGYQVGKAGSGTEGLEMYIDGQWDLILLDIMLPGLSGIEVLRRIRVKDATVPILMLTAKDSVEDKVSGLDLGANDYITKPFRIEELLARVRAALRLSAASAAAHSASSVTRDTAQSMEHTAENETGWLTAGDLKLNEGTREVSRDGQPIELTPREFDLLVYLMQNQRQVLSRDQIVQAVWGYDYYGDTNVVDVYIRYVRKKVDSGFTPPLIHTVRGVGYVLKEQV; this comes from the coding sequence ATGAATGAAGCCGTACTGGTGATCGAGGATGAGCCCAAAATTGCACGCCTGCTTGAACTGGAATTACAATACGAAGGATATCAGGTAGGCAAGGCAGGCAGCGGAACGGAAGGGCTGGAGATGTATATCGATGGTCAATGGGATCTGATTCTGCTGGATATCATGCTGCCGGGTCTGAGTGGAATTGAGGTATTACGGCGGATTCGAGTCAAGGATGCCACGGTGCCCATTCTGATGCTTACAGCCAAAGACTCTGTGGAAGACAAAGTATCGGGACTTGATCTCGGGGCCAACGATTACATCACCAAGCCGTTCCGGATTGAGGAGCTGCTCGCGAGAGTACGGGCTGCACTGCGTCTGAGTGCAGCCTCGGCTGCTGCCCATTCTGCCTCTTCGGTCACACGGGATACGGCGCAATCTATGGAGCACACGGCGGAAAACGAGACAGGTTGGCTTACCGCAGGTGACTTGAAGCTGAATGAAGGAACCCGTGAGGTATCTAGGGATGGTCAACCAATTGAGCTTACCCCGCGTGAGTTCGATCTGTTGGTATATCTGATGCAAAATCAGCGCCAGGTGCTCAGCCGGGACCAGATTGTTCAGGCCGTCTGGGGATACGATTATTATGGAGATACGAATGTGGTGGATGTGTATATCCGTTATGTGCGCAAAAAAGTGGATAGCGGATTCACACCACCCTTAATACATACCGTTCGGGGCGTTGGTTACGTCCTGAAGGAGCAAGTATGA
- a CDS encoding NAD(P)/FAD-dependent oxidoreductase, translating to MSKQILILGGGYGGLLTALTARQYLTPEEATITVVNRYPTHQIITELHRLAAGSIAEKAVALPLEKLLRGKNVNLKIDTVDTIKPDEKKVLMTSGSTYSYDALVVALGSETAFFGIPGLQEYSFTLKSVSDANRIRAHVEARLDAYKQSGNKADATFVIGGGGLTGIELVGEFADLLPAVCQEKGIDFKEVSLYTVEAGPSILAGFPPELVERAKSSLEKRGVNFIVGVAITEMKENEVLLKDGSSIPTNTLVWTGGVQGNAVVANSGIEVDRGRAKVTEVLQSTSHKDVFVAGDSAVVFPSEGARPYPPTAQLAWQMGETIGHNLGVMFKGGAMESFTPVFSGTLGSLGRKDAVGMIGGNQTRLKGLPATMMKEASNIRYLAHIHGLFALAY from the coding sequence ATGTCGAAGCAAATCTTGATCTTGGGCGGAGGTTATGGAGGTCTGTTGACTGCGCTGACAGCGCGTCAATACCTGACACCGGAAGAAGCGACTATTACAGTCGTGAACCGTTACCCTACGCACCAAATTATTACGGAACTGCACCGTCTTGCAGCGGGAAGCATTGCTGAAAAAGCAGTTGCCCTTCCACTCGAAAAATTGCTGCGTGGCAAAAATGTGAACCTGAAAATCGATACGGTGGATACAATCAAGCCGGACGAGAAAAAAGTTCTCATGACCAGCGGTTCTACTTACTCTTACGATGCACTCGTTGTTGCCTTGGGCAGTGAAACGGCATTCTTCGGAATTCCGGGATTGCAGGAGTACAGCTTCACGCTGAAATCCGTTAGCGATGCTAACCGCATTCGTGCACACGTGGAAGCTCGTCTGGATGCTTACAAACAATCCGGCAACAAAGCAGACGCTACGTTTGTTATCGGTGGCGGTGGTTTGACAGGTATCGAGCTTGTTGGTGAATTCGCTGACCTTCTTCCGGCTGTATGCCAGGAAAAAGGGATCGACTTCAAAGAAGTTTCCCTGTACACGGTTGAAGCAGGTCCTTCCATCCTGGCAGGATTCCCGCCAGAACTGGTTGAGCGTGCCAAATCGAGTCTGGAAAAACGTGGCGTTAACTTCATCGTTGGCGTAGCGATTACCGAAATGAAAGAAAATGAAGTTCTGCTGAAAGACGGAAGCTCAATCCCTACGAACACACTCGTATGGACAGGCGGCGTTCAAGGTAATGCAGTTGTTGCCAATAGCGGAATTGAAGTGGATCGTGGCCGTGCGAAAGTTACGGAAGTACTGCAATCCACATCTCATAAAGACGTGTTTGTTGCTGGTGACAGCGCAGTGGTCTTCCCTAGCGAAGGCGCTCGTCCATACCCTCCAACAGCACAATTGGCTTGGCAAATGGGTGAAACCATTGGTCACAACCTGGGCGTAATGTTCAAAGGTGGCGCAATGGAATCTTTCACACCAGTATTCTCTGGTACACTGGGAAGTCTGGGTCGTAAGGATGCTGTCGGCATGATCGGTGGCAACCAGACTCGTCTGAAAGGTCTGCCTGCAACTATGATGAAAGAAGCAAGTAACATTCGTTACCTTGCTCATATTCACGGTTTGTTTGCACTGGCTTACTAA
- a CDS encoding ABC transporter ATP-binding protein — translation MSEKQVLSIEGLRMRYNGRYVLNGIDLEVNRGEMIGYIGPNGAGKSTTVKILLGLVEGYVGTVRIFGKDIADGDVEYKRRIGYVPEVAELYEQLTPAEYLTFTGELYGLSYEDADYKAKLLMDCFGLEKSYHSRIASFSKGMRQKVLLISALLHDPDLLFLDEPLSGLDANSVMVVKEILTQLSAKGTTIFYSSHIMDVVEKISSRIVLIAEGRVMADGTFRQLQQQSMEGSLEEVFNQLTGFNEHQAIAERFVSIVQEVY, via the coding sequence GTGAGTGAAAAACAAGTACTTTCAATTGAAGGCTTGCGTATGAGATATAACGGGCGTTATGTGCTGAATGGTATTGATCTGGAAGTGAATCGGGGCGAGATGATCGGATACATTGGTCCGAATGGTGCGGGTAAAAGCACCACGGTCAAGATTTTGCTCGGACTGGTTGAGGGATATGTGGGTACGGTTCGCATCTTTGGCAAGGATATCGCAGACGGTGACGTGGAATATAAACGCAGAATCGGTTATGTACCGGAAGTTGCGGAGCTATATGAACAATTAACCCCGGCAGAGTATCTGACGTTCACCGGAGAATTGTACGGGTTATCCTACGAAGATGCCGATTATAAGGCGAAATTGCTGATGGACTGTTTTGGACTGGAGAAATCATATCATTCCCGCATTGCTTCCTTCTCCAAAGGCATGCGCCAGAAAGTGCTGTTGATCTCCGCACTGTTACATGACCCGGATCTGTTGTTCCTGGATGAACCACTCAGCGGTCTGGATGCCAATAGTGTAATGGTGGTGAAGGAGATTTTGACACAGCTGTCGGCCAAAGGTACGACCATATTCTATTCGTCACACATCATGGATGTGGTGGAGAAGATCAGCAGCCGTATCGTCCTGATTGCCGAAGGACGCGTGATGGCGGATGGTACGTTCAGGCAGCTCCAGCAGCAGTCCATGGAGGGCTCACTGGAGGAAGTATTCAATCAGCTGACGGGCTTTAATGAGCATCAGGCCATTGCGGAACGCTTTGTGTCCATTGTGCAGGAGGTGTACTGA
- a CDS encoding PepSY domain-containing protein, with the protein MMNKHKLWIGSLSAAVLLGGSAALASGSVNGQSVQPAQTSTTQSVTQTQNTGKLLTVAQAKEAALKATDGKVDDVDLERRNGQTFYEVEIDKKGSNDVVVRLEAYTGKILAIVDDEDYDDDDDYNGTVAGASSNQAASKQVKLTETQASNIALKQVTGGKVTKIELDHDNGRYVYEVELRTAGGEADVDVDANTGKVLSFDQDFDHED; encoded by the coding sequence ATGATGAACAAACATAAACTATGGATTGGCAGCTTGTCGGCAGCGGTATTGCTCGGAGGATCAGCCGCTCTGGCTAGTGGGAGTGTGAACGGACAATCGGTACAGCCTGCGCAAACGTCCACTACACAGTCAGTAACACAGACCCAGAACACAGGTAAATTGCTGACGGTCGCACAGGCCAAGGAAGCAGCCCTGAAAGCAACGGATGGTAAAGTGGATGATGTGGATCTGGAGCGCAGAAACGGACAAACGTTCTATGAAGTTGAAATCGACAAAAAAGGAAGCAACGACGTTGTCGTTCGTTTGGAAGCCTATACAGGTAAAATCCTCGCAATAGTCGATGATGAAGATTATGATGACGACGATGATTATAATGGCACTGTGGCAGGCGCTTCTTCCAATCAAGCCGCTTCCAAACAAGTTAAACTGACAGAGACCCAAGCTTCGAACATTGCCCTGAAACAGGTGACAGGTGGAAAAGTAACCAAAATCGAACTGGATCATGATAACGGCCGCTATGTTTATGAAGTGGAACTGAGAACAGCAGGCGGCGAAGCCGATGTTGACGTCGATGCCAACACGGGTAAAGTGCTGTCGTTTGATCAGGACTTTGACCACGAAGATTAA
- a CDS encoding SDR family oxidoreductase, which translates to MNVLVIGANGQIGKFLVQQLAQEGKHQVTAMIRKPEQADALKELGANVVIGDLEGSVDDLAEAMKDHNAIVFTAGSGGSTGADKTLLIDLDGAVKTMEAAQQQGITRYILVSAFGADQREKWSDAIKPYYVAKHYADRALFASELNYTIIRPGGLKNEPGTGKISVGTDLKPGSIPREDVARVIAASLQEEKTYRMAFDLIAGDDLVEDALGKL; encoded by the coding sequence ATGAACGTATTAGTCATTGGAGCGAACGGACAAATTGGCAAATTTCTGGTGCAGCAGCTGGCGCAGGAAGGGAAACATCAGGTCACCGCAATGATTCGCAAACCGGAACAGGCAGACGCACTAAAAGAGCTGGGAGCCAATGTCGTAATTGGCGATTTGGAAGGCAGTGTGGATGATCTGGCCGAGGCAATGAAGGATCATAATGCCATTGTCTTTACAGCGGGTTCCGGTGGATCTACGGGTGCAGACAAAACATTGCTCATTGATCTGGATGGTGCGGTGAAAACGATGGAGGCAGCGCAGCAGCAGGGGATTACCAGATATATTCTGGTCAGTGCGTTTGGGGCAGATCAGCGGGAGAAATGGTCGGATGCCATCAAGCCGTATTATGTGGCGAAGCATTATGCGGATCGGGCGTTGTTCGCAAGTGAACTGAATTACACCATTATCCGTCCTGGTGGTTTGAAAAATGAGCCGGGCACCGGCAAGATTTCCGTAGGAACAGACCTGAAACCGGGAAGTATCCCGCGTGAAGATGTCGCTCGTGTAATCGCTGCTTCCCTCCAGGAGGAGAAGACGTATCGAATGGCTTTTGATCTGATCGCAGGGGATGACTTGGTAGAGGATGCCTTAGGTAAATTGTAA
- a CDS encoding pectate lyase family protein yields MKSKIRTWCSAALALTLGLTLLSGPTSVQAAGNADYNLTGFSQGNTGGGTISESDTSKYKKVYNATDLAAALKKNSGVKVVEIMNDLNLGWNEIPSAAQTSPFAKHNDALTHPVLKQTGVSKLTIDSFNGLTIFSANGSKIKHAAISVKRSSNVIIRNLEFDELWEWDESTKGDYDKNDWDYITLEENNNVWIDHCTFNKAYDGLVDSKKGTSGVTISWSLFRGDDGSSNSWVTQQINELEANKASYPMYNYLRSSAVGLSKADIIAISSPQKKGHLVGSTSFESANANLSMTLHHNLYRDIQDRMPRLRGGNAHAYNIVMDATGARAAKDRITSAMATAISSKGYHFDIIGNGAISTESGAVLVEKSVIKDVLFPVRNNQTDPADATYTGKIQVSDTMYSLDGSSFRGNSDTSGSPLSPVPAAIKAFSWNGFSSLPYSYTTDDPATLNARLTGTSGAGAGKLTWSKDNWLKTNY; encoded by the coding sequence ATGAAAAGCAAAATTAGAACATGGTGCAGTGCTGCACTGGCTCTGACACTGGGCCTTACCCTACTGTCTGGACCGACAAGTGTACAGGCAGCGGGTAATGCAGATTACAATCTTACAGGTTTCTCCCAAGGAAACACGGGTGGGGGCACCATCAGCGAATCGGATACGTCCAAGTATAAGAAGGTGTACAATGCAACGGATCTGGCTGCCGCGCTGAAAAAGAACTCCGGGGTCAAAGTCGTCGAGATTATGAACGACCTGAATCTGGGATGGAACGAAATTCCGAGCGCTGCTCAGACATCTCCTTTTGCCAAGCATAATGATGCGCTGACTCACCCCGTACTAAAACAAACGGGCGTGAGCAAGCTGACGATTGACAGCTTCAATGGCCTGACCATTTTCTCAGCCAACGGGTCCAAGATCAAACATGCGGCCATTAGCGTTAAACGCAGTTCCAACGTGATTATCCGTAACCTTGAATTCGATGAGTTATGGGAATGGGATGAGTCGACCAAAGGCGATTACGATAAAAACGACTGGGATTACATTACCCTGGAAGAGAACAACAACGTGTGGATTGACCACTGTACATTCAATAAAGCGTATGACGGGCTCGTCGATTCCAAAAAAGGAACCAGCGGCGTGACCATCTCTTGGTCCCTCTTCAGAGGCGATGACGGCAGCTCGAACAGCTGGGTTACCCAGCAAATCAATGAGTTGGAAGCGAACAAGGCTTCCTATCCGATGTACAATTACCTGCGCAGCAGCGCGGTTGGGCTCAGCAAAGCTGATATCATTGCCATTTCGTCTCCTCAGAAAAAAGGCCATCTGGTTGGATCGACCAGCTTCGAATCAGCCAATGCCAATCTGTCCATGACCTTGCACCATAACCTGTACAGGGATATCCAGGATCGCATGCCGCGCCTGCGCGGAGGGAACGCGCATGCCTACAATATCGTGATGGATGCGACAGGGGCACGTGCAGCCAAGGACAGAATCACTTCGGCGATGGCAACCGCGATCTCGTCCAAAGGGTACCATTTTGATATTATCGGCAATGGAGCGATCTCCACCGAAAGCGGTGCAGTGCTGGTCGAAAAGTCGGTGATCAAAGACGTACTGTTCCCGGTCCGCAACAACCAGACCGACCCGGCCGATGCAACGTATACCGGTAAAATTCAGGTAAGCGACACGATGTATTCCCTGGATGGAAGCTCATTCCGTGGAAACAGTGATACGTCTGGCAGTCCGCTTAGTCCAGTTCCCGCTGCCATCAAAGCCTTCTCCTGGAACGGATTCTCTTCACTTCCTTACAGTTACACAACCGATGATCCAGCGACGCTGAATGCACGTCTTACCGGAACAAGTGGAGCAGGTGCAGGCAAACTGACTTGGTCCAAAGACAACTGGCTGAAGACAAACTACTAG
- a CDS encoding sensor histidine kinase, translating to MSLRSKIYGYSSVLFAVLLIAVNLSVYIVFERMSIDNEIKRVEAEAESIVKGVRQSAGSIPPDDLLRAYAPLDGMLRIVNEDGTSSPPVTTSAEEQLSKLSFKYESEKKSEYIQVGQIGYVWVSVPVIWPDGEVVNVQVTESIEDTENSLSVLRTVLVAVTIIALIPAIISSRILANRMTRPIQQMTRTMSDIQSSGQFKRLSLDERSKDELKTMGQTFNRMMDLLESNFERQERFVSDASHELKTPLTIIESYASLLQRRGKDRPEVFDEAVEAILSESVRMREMTEQLLLLAKQPEQWNVQLERVDITRLALDSTRAFREAYHREVHCDDPGSIWAVSDVSKLKQMLFILLDNARKYSEDAIEVRLEAKGQECRIRIVDKGIGMCEGELSKVFDRFYRVDQARTRSGGASGSGLGLSLAKDIAEAVGARIELNSTEGRGTEASIILPTSVQNGPLS from the coding sequence ATGAGTCTGCGCAGCAAAATTTACGGATACTCGTCCGTATTGTTCGCCGTGCTATTGATTGCCGTGAACCTGTCGGTATACATCGTATTTGAACGAATGTCGATCGATAATGAGATCAAGCGGGTCGAAGCCGAGGCCGAGTCTATTGTAAAAGGAGTGCGGCAGTCTGCCGGCTCCATTCCGCCGGATGACTTGTTACGAGCCTACGCGCCGCTGGACGGCATGCTGCGGATCGTCAACGAAGACGGCACCAGCTCCCCGCCGGTGACAACCTCCGCAGAGGAGCAGCTGAGCAAGCTGTCTTTCAAGTACGAAAGCGAAAAGAAATCCGAATATATCCAGGTTGGACAAATCGGATATGTCTGGGTTTCTGTGCCCGTCATCTGGCCGGACGGTGAAGTGGTGAATGTACAAGTCACCGAGAGCATTGAAGATACCGAGAATAGCCTGTCTGTGCTCCGTACAGTTCTTGTTGCCGTGACCATCATTGCGCTGATTCCGGCCATCATCTCCAGCCGTATTCTGGCGAACCGGATGACACGGCCGATTCAGCAGATGACTCGCACAATGAGCGATATCCAGTCCAGTGGTCAGTTCAAGCGACTTTCGCTGGATGAAAGATCGAAAGATGAGCTGAAAACAATGGGACAGACGTTCAACCGCATGATGGACCTGCTCGAATCCAACTTCGAGCGGCAGGAGCGCTTTGTTTCTGATGCTTCACATGAACTGAAAACACCACTCACCATTATTGAGAGCTATGCCAGTCTGCTGCAACGACGCGGCAAGGATCGACCCGAGGTATTCGACGAAGCGGTGGAGGCCATTCTGTCCGAATCCGTGCGCATGCGGGAGATGACCGAGCAGCTGTTATTGCTGGCAAAGCAGCCAGAGCAGTGGAATGTGCAGCTGGAGCGGGTGGATATTACCCGGCTTGCGCTGGATTCCACCCGTGCGTTTCGCGAAGCCTATCATCGGGAAGTCCACTGCGATGATCCGGGTAGTATATGGGCGGTTAGCGATGTGAGCAAGCTGAAGCAGATGCTTTTTATTTTGCTGGACAATGCTCGCAAGTATAGTGAGGATGCCATTGAAGTCCGGCTGGAAGCAAAGGGGCAGGAATGTCGGATACGTATTGTGGATAAGGGAATCGGCATGTGTGAAGGGGAATTGTCCAAGGTGTTTGACCGTTTCTATCGCGTAGATCAGGCCAGAACACGCAGCGGCGGAGCAAGCGGTTCGGGCTTGGGACTTTCCCTGGCCAAAGATATCGCAGAAGCCGTGGGCGCGCGTATTGAACTGAACAGCACCGAGGGCAGGGGAACCGAAGCTTCGATTATTTTGCCCACATCCGTACAGAACGGGCCACTCTCATGA